In Pseudobacter ginsenosidimutans, the following are encoded in one genomic region:
- a CDS encoding ABC transporter permease, protein MFKTYLSTAFRSLWKNKVFTILNMLGLAIGISAALVIYLMVNWDFSFERAVPDHQRIYRVVSNFTSAEDKFYNSGVNVPLVNAIPGNISGIEEAAPYRQLSDMLKVTVLRDNGQRDIYKNQEGFIYTYPSYFKILPQQWVNGTPDASLNTPNQVVLNTASADKYFPGIPYDQLTGKQLYLEDTVTVTVSGVVKVREDRTDFNFIGFVSYSTLAKPNMQPHDWLEWDNTSDNTQILLKLPEGTSSASIAQQVTDLFRRNYTRDVKSSNDQFYSLQPLTDVHFDARYPNFNQRMGNRPTLYGLLAIAGFLLLLGCINFINLTTAQSSTRAKEIGIRKTMGSSKRQLITQFMGETLLLTLIATILSCILAPLVLKLFSDFIPAGIRFPNTGDPNIWIFLAALVLVVSFLSGIYPALVLSGFRPIQVLKNNTATDNGHTRRTILRKTLTVSQFVVAQVFIIATLMVAKQVKFALNKDIGMRKDAIVFIRTPWGESNPMKREQLADRLRAIPEIANVAIGGHPPSSRSIWTSTINYKDGQKDLEASIDIKVGDSNYIHVYGLQLIAGRNIRKSDTLSEMLINQTYANILGFKNPEEAIGRNLSWDNRLVPIAGVLKDFNQKTLHEAIRPLVISNEGNRLNTMHLLLHPQNATGTAWKNALAKAGQEFRSVYPELEYKADFFDESLANAYDNEQKTSRLLFWAAGLAVLISCLGLLGLVTFTTLQRTKEIGVRKVLGASVTQIVSLLSKDIIALVAIALLIAVPIAWIGLHQWLQQFAYRAAISWWLFILTGGITIIIALITLSFQTIRAALSDPVKSLRNE, encoded by the coding sequence ATGTTCAAAACATATCTTAGTACCGCATTTAGAAGCCTCTGGAAGAACAAAGTATTTACCATCCTGAATATGCTGGGACTGGCCATCGGTATCAGCGCAGCGCTGGTGATCTACCTGATGGTGAACTGGGATTTCAGCTTTGAGCGCGCCGTACCGGACCATCAGCGCATCTATCGCGTTGTATCCAATTTCACATCGGCAGAGGATAAGTTTTACAACAGTGGCGTGAACGTGCCGCTGGTGAATGCCATCCCCGGTAATATAAGTGGAATAGAAGAAGCAGCGCCTTACCGCCAGCTCTCCGATATGCTGAAGGTTACTGTATTGCGCGATAACGGACAACGCGATATATACAAGAACCAGGAAGGTTTCATCTACACCTATCCATCATACTTCAAAATACTTCCGCAGCAGTGGGTGAACGGAACACCCGATGCATCCCTCAATACGCCCAACCAGGTAGTACTCAACACTGCCAGTGCAGATAAATATTTTCCCGGCATTCCCTATGATCAGCTTACAGGTAAACAGCTTTATCTGGAAGATACAGTAACTGTTACCGTTAGTGGAGTGGTTAAAGTCCGGGAAGACAGAACAGACTTCAATTTCATTGGATTTGTAAGTTACAGCACACTGGCGAAGCCCAATATGCAACCCCACGACTGGCTTGAATGGGACAATACCAGCGATAATACACAAATACTACTGAAACTACCTGAGGGAACATCCTCTGCTTCCATCGCGCAGCAGGTGACCGATCTCTTCCGCCGGAATTATACCCGCGATGTGAAAAGTTCTAATGATCAGTTCTATTCCCTGCAACCACTTACTGATGTGCATTTCGATGCACGCTATCCCAATTTCAACCAGCGCATGGGCAACAGGCCCACCTTGTATGGCCTGCTGGCCATTGCAGGTTTCCTGTTATTGCTCGGCTGTATCAACTTCATCAACCTTACCACTGCGCAAAGCAGTACCAGGGCCAAAGAGATCGGTATCAGGAAAACGATGGGCAGCAGCAAACGCCAACTGATCACACAGTTCATGGGCGAAACGCTTTTGCTCACACTGATTGCCACTATCCTCAGCTGCATTTTGGCGCCCCTGGTATTGAAACTGTTCTCGGATTTCATTCCTGCCGGTATCCGCTTCCCCAATACAGGCGATCCAAATATCTGGATCTTCCTTGCGGCGCTGGTACTGGTGGTCAGTTTCCTTTCAGGCATCTATCCTGCCCTGGTATTGTCGGGTTTCAGGCCCATCCAGGTGCTGAAAAATAATACGGCTACCGATAACGGACATACGAGAAGGACCATCCTGAGAAAAACACTCACCGTTTCCCAGTTTGTGGTGGCGCAGGTATTCATTATTGCCACCCTGATGGTGGCCAAACAGGTGAAGTTCGCGCTCAATAAAGATATTGGCATGCGCAAGGATGCTATCGTATTCATCAGAACGCCCTGGGGCGAGTCCAATCCCATGAAAAGGGAACAACTGGCTGACAGGCTACGCGCCATTCCGGAAATTGCCAATGTGGCCATCGGCGGCCACCCACCCTCCAGCAGGAGTATCTGGACCAGCACTATCAACTATAAAGACGGACAGAAAGATCTGGAAGCCAGCATCGATATCAAAGTGGGCGACTCAAATTACATCCATGTGTATGGCCTTCAGCTCATAGCGGGAAGGAATATACGAAAAAGCGATACGCTCAGTGAAATGCTCATCAACCAGACCTATGCCAATATACTTGGCTTCAAGAACCCTGAAGAAGCCATTGGCAGGAACCTGAGCTGGGATAACCGACTGGTCCCCATTGCAGGCGTACTGAAAGATTTCAACCAGAAAACATTGCACGAAGCTATCCGTCCGCTCGTCATCAGCAATGAGGGCAACAGGCTCAATACCATGCACCTGTTGCTGCATCCGCAGAATGCAACAGGCACTGCCTGGAAAAATGCCCTCGCCAAAGCCGGGCAGGAATTCAGATCAGTCTATCCTGAACTCGAATACAAGGCAGATTTCTTTGATGAATCCCTGGCCAATGCTTACGATAATGAACAAAAAACATCCCGGCTCCTCTTCTGGGCAGCAGGACTGGCCGTACTGATCAGTTGCCTGGGATTGCTCGGGCTTGTCACTTTCACCACCCTGCAGCGCACCAAGGAGATCGGTGTGCGCAAAGTGCTGGGCGCTTCCGTAACGCAGATCGTTAGCCTGCTGAGCAAAGACATCATTGCACTGGTGGCTATCGCATTGCTGATTGCCGTGCCCATCGCCTGGATCGGCCTGCATCAATGGCTGCAGCAGTTTGCCTATCGTGCTGCAATAAGCTGGTGGCTCTTCATCCTTACCGGCGGTATAACCATCATCATTGCACTGATCACACTCAGTTTTCAAACCATCCGCGCAGCGCTTTCCGATCCTGTGAAAAGCCTGCGCAACGAATAA
- a CDS encoding ABC transporter permease, producing the protein MIKNYWKIAVRNVLRYKGYSAINVAGLAIGIAACLLLFLVIRYENSYEKFNTNYSRIYRAVTEDRDASGLDYNPGTPFPAIATLRTQMPDVTIAALNAHFGSQFTVIGQLEAGTNIEKKFLEDRGAFFMEPEYFKIFDVKWLSGNADVLKAPNMAVLSKATATKYFGSWEKANGQTIRLDNSYVLTVGGVFDDQPLNSDMPMSVITSYATLRTIKDYGWDEGWGLLSSNHQVMILRPENMSEATLQARIDEFNKKNFPQKKKDDYRRAVLQPLSMLHFDDRMGGNFGDHVTSKASLLTLSLIGILIIVMACINFVNLSTAQAIGRSREVGVRKVLGGNRWQLFWQMMGETAVIVVFSVGIALLLAQLALPYLKTFINIEETPALFTMNNMLFLLGIAIAVTLLAGSYPALVLSGFRPALALKNKITSANVGGISIRRGLVITQFAISQVLIIGTIIAVSQMNFVRNADLGFKKDAVLVLNSRADSAVLSRQTAFKAALKDLNGVVDVSRNSDAPSSDNNSSSNFSFDHRGDDEPFDIFHKFADEDYFKTYQLELLAGRPFRKSDTISEIVVNETFVEKVGAKSPEEVIGKEIRLGRGGWKPIVGVVKDFKTNSLRESIKPLEISSMSSRYGQVAVKFSGRNFSQTNKAIKDVWEKFYPEYAYSSFFVDENIAEFYLQEEQLSRLYKFFAALAIFISCLGLYGLVSFMAVQKTKEVGIRKVLGASTGNIVYLFSKEFTILISIAFVIATPLAWLLMNNWLQDFVFRVHISIGVFIVAILISLGIAWITVGYKAVRAALASPVKSLRSE; encoded by the coding sequence ATGATAAAGAATTACTGGAAGATCGCTGTAAGGAATGTACTCCGCTACAAGGGGTACTCCGCCATCAATGTGGCCGGACTGGCCATCGGGATTGCGGCTTGCCTGTTGCTGTTCCTCGTGATCAGGTACGAGAATTCCTACGAGAAGTTCAATACCAATTATTCCCGCATATACAGGGCCGTTACGGAAGACAGGGACGCATCCGGTCTGGATTACAATCCGGGTACTCCCTTCCCTGCCATTGCCACCCTGCGCACACAAATGCCCGATGTAACCATCGCCGCCCTCAATGCGCATTTCGGCAGCCAGTTCACGGTGATCGGCCAACTGGAAGCAGGCACCAATATCGAAAAGAAATTCCTGGAAGACAGAGGCGCTTTCTTCATGGAGCCTGAATACTTCAAAATATTCGACGTGAAATGGCTCAGCGGTAATGCCGATGTGCTCAAGGCGCCCAATATGGCCGTGCTCAGCAAAGCCACTGCCACAAAGTATTTCGGCAGCTGGGAAAAAGCCAACGGACAAACCATCCGGCTTGACAATTCCTATGTACTCACCGTAGGCGGCGTGTTTGATGATCAACCCCTGAATTCCGATATGCCCATGAGTGTGATCACCAGCTACGCTACGCTCAGGACCATCAAAGATTATGGTTGGGACGAAGGCTGGGGATTGCTCAGCAGCAATCACCAGGTGATGATCCTCCGCCCGGAGAATATGAGTGAGGCTACCTTACAGGCACGTATAGACGAGTTCAACAAAAAGAACTTCCCCCAGAAAAAGAAAGACGATTACAGAAGAGCCGTGCTGCAGCCACTCAGCATGCTGCACTTCGATGACCGCATGGGCGGCAATTTCGGGGACCATGTGACCAGCAAGGCCTCACTGCTCACACTTTCGCTGATCGGCATACTGATCATCGTGATGGCCTGTATCAATTTCGTGAACCTGAGCACAGCGCAGGCCATTGGCCGCTCCCGCGAGGTAGGCGTGAGAAAAGTTCTCGGCGGTAACCGCTGGCAGCTGTTCTGGCAGATGATGGGCGAAACAGCCGTGATAGTGGTGTTCTCCGTGGGCATCGCACTGCTGCTGGCGCAACTGGCATTGCCTTACCTGAAAACATTCATCAATATAGAAGAAACACCGGCCCTGTTCACAATGAACAATATGCTCTTCCTGCTGGGCATAGCCATTGCCGTTACATTGCTGGCAGGCTCCTACCCCGCACTGGTATTGAGCGGCTTCAGACCGGCGCTGGCACTGAAGAACAAGATCACATCCGCCAATGTAGGCGGCATCTCTATCCGCCGCGGACTGGTGATCACTCAGTTTGCCATCTCGCAGGTGCTGATCATCGGTACCATCATCGCCGTTTCGCAAATGAACTTCGTGCGTAATGCAGACCTCGGATTCAAAAAGGATGCAGTGCTGGTATTGAACAGTCGCGCTGACAGCGCCGTGCTTTCCCGCCAGACGGCTTTCAAGGCAGCACTGAAAGACCTGAATGGTGTGGTGGATGTATCCCGCAACAGCGATGCCCCCTCTTCCGATAACAACTCATCATCCAATTTCTCATTCGATCACCGCGGAGATGATGAGCCTTTCGATATCTTCCACAAATTCGCGGATGAAGATTATTTCAAAACCTATCAGCTGGAACTGCTGGCAGGACGTCCTTTCAGGAAAAGCGATACTATTTCCGAGATCGTGGTGAATGAAACATTTGTAGAAAAAGTGGGCGCAAAAAGTCCTGAGGAAGTGATCGGTAAAGAGATCAGGCTGGGCCGTGGCGGATGGAAGCCCATCGTTGGCGTGGTGAAGGATTTCAAGACCAATTCACTTCGTGAAAGTATCAAGCCACTGGAAATATCCTCTATGAGCAGCAGATACGGTCAGGTGGCCGTAAAATTCAGCGGCAGAAATTTCTCTCAAACCAATAAAGCCATCAAGGATGTCTGGGAAAAATTCTATCCCGAATATGCTTATAGCAGCTTCTTCGTGGATGAGAATATCGCTGAGTTCTACCTGCAGGAAGAACAATTAAGCAGGCTCTATAAATTCTTTGCAGCGCTGGCCATCTTCATTTCCTGTTTGGGCTTATACGGACTGGTAAGTTTCATGGCTGTGCAGAAAACAAAGGAAGTGGGCATCCGCAAAGTACTTGGCGCCAGCACGGGCAATATCGTTTACCTGTTCTCGAAAGAGTTCACCATCCTCATCAGCATTGCATTCGTGATTGCCACACCACTGGCCTGGCTGCTCATGAATAACTGGTTGCAGGATTTTGTATTCCGCGTGCATATCAGCATCGGCGTATTCATTGTAGCGATCCTCATTTCACTGGGTATCGCCTGGATCACCGTTGGTTACAAAGCCGTGCGGGCCGCATTGGCCAGCCCGGTCAAGAGTTTGAGAAGTGAATAA
- a CDS encoding ABC transporter permease, with protein sequence MFRNLLKTAFRNLWRHKAFSFINIMGLTIGMTACFLIFLFVKFELSYENFHPKADRIYKIAADIKTPTEVIHAGGPSFAVPPNLKTEFPEVEEFARVLNTPMIVRYGEIKFKEDNILVVDSAAFRIFGWQLLKGDPNTALAAPFSAVLTETAAKKYFGNEDPMGKTLLLGDQARPNIVTGVMKDLPENTQINSPMIFSMSSLTAELNPNLDKQWGNYGADAYILLKTGTTGADLEKKLPDFLKRMNGEEMDKWKMWVTLFLKPVRDVYLYSDRNDGKSGKINNVYIFSIVAIFILVIACINFVNLTTARSTERAKEVGIRKVAGAGKYQLIRQFIGESLIISLIAFGLALLLTMLLLPMFNNLAGKTISTGVFSNWQYPAWLFVASVGIGLLAGFYPALVLARFRPIVVLKGRFATGTKGILLRKGLVVAQFTISIALIIATLVVYFQTSYMRNQDLGFKKDQMLVIRTEATKTQKTFKEEIRKIPGVKSVSLGSSVPGNGWNGAYSEIENTSGEYQVANLNLIFVDFDYMPQLEIQMVAGRQFSRDFLTDTTKAMVINESAVKMFGYSDPKQAIGKKYKQWGSEGQIIGVMKDFNYNGLQEEIKPLTLRMAESGNGGYDHLTVNVAGGQIPVTIAAIKKKWKEMVPNLPFSYTFIDEIFDHKYRDEQRFGELFLNFAALAILISCLGLLGLTAYSTMQRTKEIGIRKVMGASVSNILHLLSKEFIWLAGISFVVSAPLAWFFMHKWLQNFAYRINITWSVFAIAGTAALLIGLFTISFQAVKAAIANPVKALRTE encoded by the coding sequence ATGTTCAGAAACCTTCTTAAAACGGCCTTTCGCAATCTCTGGCGGCACAAGGCTTTTTCGTTCATCAATATCATGGGCCTCACCATTGGCATGACGGCCTGCTTCCTGATATTCCTGTTCGTGAAGTTTGAGCTGAGCTATGAGAATTTCCATCCGAAGGCAGACAGGATCTACAAGATTGCGGCAGATATCAAAACGCCCACTGAAGTGATCCACGCCGGAGGGCCCTCCTTTGCCGTACCACCGAACCTGAAAACGGAATTTCCGGAAGTGGAGGAGTTTGCAAGGGTGCTCAATACACCGATGATCGTACGCTATGGCGAAATCAAGTTCAAAGAAGATAATATTCTGGTGGTTGACTCCGCTGCCTTCCGCATTTTTGGCTGGCAATTGCTGAAGGGCGATCCCAATACCGCTTTGGCAGCCCCATTCTCCGCTGTACTCACGGAAACTGCCGCTAAAAAATATTTCGGAAATGAAGACCCCATGGGCAAGACCTTATTGTTGGGAGATCAGGCCCGTCCCAATATCGTAACGGGTGTAATGAAAGATCTCCCTGAAAACACACAGATCAATTCGCCCATGATCTTCAGCATGAGCTCACTCACAGCCGAGCTCAATCCGAACCTCGATAAACAATGGGGCAATTACGGCGCCGATGCCTACATTCTGTTGAAAACCGGCACCACCGGCGCAGACCTGGAAAAGAAGCTCCCCGATTTCCTGAAAAGAATGAATGGTGAGGAAATGGACAAATGGAAAATGTGGGTGACCCTTTTCCTGAAGCCCGTCCGTGATGTATATCTCTATTCAGACCGTAACGACGGCAAGAGCGGTAAGATCAACAATGTGTACATTTTTTCTATTGTTGCCATCTTCATACTCGTTATCGCCTGTATCAATTTCGTGAACCTTACAACAGCCCGCTCCACCGAACGCGCCAAGGAAGTAGGGATCCGAAAAGTGGCCGGGGCCGGCAAGTACCAGCTTATCAGGCAATTCATTGGAGAATCCCTGATCATCAGCCTCATCGCTTTCGGTTTGGCATTACTGTTAACCATGCTGCTATTACCCATGTTCAATAACCTGGCAGGAAAGACAATCAGCACCGGCGTATTCTCCAACTGGCAATATCCCGCCTGGTTGTTTGTGGCATCCGTTGGCATCGGATTGCTGGCTGGCTTCTATCCTGCCCTGGTACTGGCAAGGTTCAGGCCCATCGTGGTATTGAAAGGCAGGTTCGCCACAGGAACAAAAGGCATCCTGCTGAGAAAAGGATTGGTGGTAGCGCAGTTCACCATCTCCATTGCATTGATCATCGCCACACTGGTGGTGTATTTTCAAACCAGCTATATGCGCAACCAGGACCTGGGCTTCAAGAAAGACCAGATGCTGGTGATCAGAACGGAAGCCACTAAAACGCAGAAGACCTTCAAGGAAGAGATCAGGAAAATTCCCGGTGTGAAATCAGTTTCACTCGGATCCAGTGTGCCCGGTAACGGCTGGAATGGCGCCTACTCGGAAATAGAAAATACGAGTGGCGAATACCAGGTGGCCAACCTAAACCTGATCTTCGTGGATTTCGATTATATGCCACAGTTAGAGATCCAGATGGTGGCCGGCAGGCAATTCTCCAGGGATTTCCTCACAGATACCACAAAAGCCATGGTGATCAACGAATCCGCTGTTAAGATGTTCGGCTACTCCGATCCCAAACAGGCCATCGGCAAAAAATACAAACAATGGGGCAGTGAAGGACAGATCATTGGGGTGATGAAGGACTTCAACTACAATGGTCTGCAGGAAGAGATCAAGCCCCTCACCTTACGTATGGCTGAATCCGGCAATGGCGGTTATGACCACCTCACTGTGAATGTGGCAGGTGGACAGATCCCGGTCACCATTGCTGCTATCAAAAAGAAATGGAAAGAGATGGTTCCCAATCTTCCTTTCTCCTACACTTTCATCGATGAAATTTTCGATCATAAATACCGCGATGAGCAGCGCTTCGGCGAGCTCTTCCTGAATTTTGCCGCACTGGCGATACTCATCTCCTGTCTTGGTTTGCTGGGCCTCACCGCCTACAGCACCATGCAACGCACCAAAGAGATCGGTATCCGTAAAGTAATGGGAGCCAGCGTGAGCAATATCCTGCACCTGCTGTCGAAGGAATTCATCTGGCTGGCTGGCATCTCCTTCGTGGTGTCTGCTCCGTTAGCCTGGTTCTTCATGCATAAATGGTTGCAGAATTTCGCATACAGGATCAATATCACCTGGTCTGTTTTCGCCATTGCCGGCACGGCAGCCCTGCTGATTGGCCTGTTCACCATCAGTTTCCAGGCAGTGAAAGCGGCCATCGCCAATCCTGTAAAAGCATTGAGAACCGAATAA